Proteins from a single region of Herpetosiphon gulosus:
- a CDS encoding zinc metallopeptidase, whose protein sequence is MIFDPLYFVFAIPGMLFAFWAQWYVKSTFSKYANVANMHNMNGFAVAQRLMNAEGLNYVRVNQVAGQLTDFYNPADKSINISQSSVNPSVAAMAVVAHELGHALQDREGYAMLRLRSSIVGIANIGSNIGTWLVMLGLMFGAASRSGGIGFTMALIGLVLFAGAVLFTLVTLPVEFNASSRAKKMLIANGLVSPQDQAAVSKVLNAAAWTYVAAAAQSILTFAYFAFRVFGGRRD, encoded by the coding sequence ATGATCTTCGACCCTTTGTATTTCGTTTTCGCCATCCCTGGTATGTTGTTTGCTTTCTGGGCACAGTGGTATGTCAAATCGACATTTAGCAAATATGCCAATGTGGCCAATATGCACAACATGAACGGCTTTGCGGTGGCTCAACGTTTGATGAACGCTGAAGGCCTGAACTATGTGCGGGTCAATCAAGTTGCTGGCCAATTGACCGATTTCTACAACCCCGCCGATAAGTCGATCAATATTTCGCAATCGTCGGTTAATCCTTCAGTCGCAGCGATGGCCGTGGTTGCCCACGAATTGGGCCACGCGCTGCAAGATCGCGAAGGCTATGCCATGTTGCGCTTGCGTAGCTCCATCGTTGGGATTGCTAACATTGGCAGCAACATTGGTACTTGGTTGGTGATGTTGGGCCTGATGTTTGGTGCTGCTTCACGCAGTGGCGGCATTGGCTTTACCATGGCCTTGATTGGCTTGGTGCTGTTTGCTGGGGCGGTGCTGTTTACGTTGGTAACTTTGCCAGTTGAATTCAACGCTTCAAGCCGCGCCAAAAAAATGTTGATCGCCAATGGTTTGGTTAGCCCACAAGATCAAGCAGCGGTTTCCAAGGTGTTGAATGCTGCTGCTTGGACCTATGTTGCGGCTGCGGCGCAATCGATTTTGACGTTTGCCTACTTCGCATTTCGGGTTTTTGGTGGTCGCCGCGACTAA